A window of Cytobacillus sp. FSL H8-0458 genomic DNA:
TCCAAAGTTGAGGAAGATCGCAAAAAATGATCTGGCTCCTTTTTTGCCGCCTATAAGGGTCATCAGAATAAATAATATGGCTGCCAGCACTAGTATTGCATTCATTTTCGTGCCCTCTTTCTATTAATGAAATATATGGCAGTATACAAGCCAATCGGAATGGTGATTACGATTCCAATTCCTCCGGCAAGTGCCCGGGCTAATTCCAGTGAAAGGTTCATGGATAGGCTGAACCCAAGCGGTGAGTCATTTTTTATATACAAAATAAGCATCGGAAGGGAACCGCTGATATAGGCGAAAAATAAAATATTCGTCATGGTGCCCATAATGTCTTTGCCCACTTCCATTCCAGAGCGTTTAAGAGCCTGCAAGGGAATGCTGTTATTCTTTTCATATAAGCTGAATAGGGAAGATGACATGGTAATGGCTACATCCATAACCGCTCCTAACGAGCCGATAAATAATCCGGCTAAGAACACCATCTGATAGGGCCTGGTTATAAACTGGAGCTCTTCGTATCTTAGCCCCTTCCCGCCAGTAAACCATATGACCAAATAAGTGATCAACAACGACAAGAATGTAGCCGCAAGCGTTGCAATAATCGCAGCATACGTCTTTTCATTAAAGCCGTTTACAAGTAAAAGGGAGGTAACGGTAAATAAGATGACTGCTGCGCTGCATATCAGCAGCAGGCTTATTTCCGGATTCTTCAGATAAACATCCAATGCATAGGAAAGCAGCACAGCATTTACTGTCAGGCTGATGATGGAAAAGAAACCTTGCTTTTTACCGACAAAGAGCAGTATCAGGATAAAAATCCATCCTGTTAATAGTATGTAATGATCCCGCTTCAGATCAAGGATATCTCCGCTTAATTCTGCAGTACCTTCTTTTTTCTCCTTTATGGACACAAATAGTTTTTGGCTGCTTTGAATTTCATAATCATACGCTTTGGACTTTGAATACTGATTTGTTATGAGAATATACTGTCCTTTTGCCTTTCCATTTGTTATTTCTGCTATAATCCGCTGTTCATATACACGGTCTTCATTATCGTAAATATCCGTAACTTCTTCAGAGTGAACAAGTTTGACTTCCTTTACTTCAGCTATTGTGCGTTCATAGAAAGAATCATTGTTTTGGACAAACAGTATGGAGGCAGCTATGCATATTGCCAATATGATATAAAAATAGACCTTATTAATAGGGGTGTTTTTCAAAATAAACCTCCATAAGTGTAAAAATAGAAGACCTGTGCAACGGAATAAGGATATCAGTAACTTTTTCGGATAGTCAAGTTTCTCTCTGTTCTGGAGGAGAGACTTGTTACTCAAAAAAAAATCATCCAAAAGGATGAAAGAGCTGATTCGTGTCATTATTTCTTTTGTACATTCAACATTTCATTTTGCTGTTTCTCTTTTTTCTGATTTTCAGCATCCTTTTTGAAAGCCTCCATTGCTTTATAGAAAAGCAAAGTCAATTTGATCACCCCCTTATTAGCATGTATCCCCTCTATTTTCAAATAAAACTAAGAATAACAAATTGATAAATTTTGTCAAAAAAATTGACGGAAAAATATTGACCAATGTGGTCAATTTTGTTATTTTTAAAATGACCACATTGGTCATTATTGTGAAAGGAGTGCAATATAATTAATACTACTTTTTACAGCTTAAAACCCGATAAACAGAAACGGATTATCAATGCGGCCATGAAGGAATTTGTAAAGAGCGGCTTTGAAAAGGCATCTACAAATGAAATGGTAAAGGATGCACAAATAAGTAAAGGCTCATTGTTTAACTATTTCAGCAATAAAAAGGATTTGTACTTATTTTTAATTCAGAATGCACTAAACATCATTGAACAAATCTATGTTGAAATAGACATGAATGAAAGGGACATTTTTGAAAGGATCAGCCAGATAGGGTTTATTAAATTAAACATTCAAAAGAAGTATCCCCTTGTATTTAATTTCTTGAAATCCCTGCTTGAAGAAGATGCGCAGGATGTAAAATCTGAAAAAAATCAGCTCCTGGCAAACATTCAAAAAGATGGCTTCAAAAGAATCTACGAAAACATCGACTGGTCAAAGCTTCGGGAGGATATAGAACCTGAAAAGGCAATGAATATCCTGAATTGGACCATGACTGGTTTTGCGGAACTGCAAATCGCCAAAATTAAGTCATTTGAGGATATCGGTACCGAGGTGTTTAACGAATGGGACAGCTATAAAGAAATTTTAAAGAGCTGTTTTTATCGCAGTCTAACGGGCAGTAAGACCCCACTTCAAGACTCAGAGGAATCAAAGGATGATAAGTGGGGGTCAAACTGCCCGTAAAGGCCCGATTGGTGAGATACAGTGAAACTTGCCGACGCGCAGGCAGAGGCTTAGTTGAACCAATCGGGTTCGTAGTGTCGATTGATCGAAGCGCTAGCGGAGATCTTAGCGACACTAGAACGCGACTAACAATCAGTGGGGGATAAAGAAAACCCCCACTGATTGAAGTTTCACTTTATAAAAATGGGGGGGAATGAGCATGAGACTTTTAAAAGTAACCAATCTTACAAAAAAATTCGGCAAGTTTACGGCATTGGATGGGGTAAATCTTGAGTTAAACGCAGGTGAGGTACTGGGGTTCATTGGCCCAAATGGAGCAGGCAAGTCAACCACTATTCGGGTATTATTGGGGATTTTAAAGGCAACGGATGGGGAAGTAAAGCTTTTTAACAAGGATGCCTGGCAGGATGCAGTCGACATTCATAAAAGGGTTGCCTATGTGCCTGGTGACGTGAATTTATGGCCGAACTTAACAGGGGGTGAGGTCATTGATTTATTCATAAAATTAAATGGTGCTGCAAATAAGACAAAACGTGAGGAGTTAATAGAGAAGTTTGATTTGGATCCATCCAAGAAGTGCCGTACCTACTCTAAAGGAAACAGGCAAAAGGTGGCTCTGGTTGCAGCCTTTTCCTCTGATGCTGACCTGTTGATTCTGGATGAGCCGACATCAGGACTCGATCCCTTGATGGAAAAGGTTTTTCAGGAATGTGTATTAGATGTTAAAAGACAAGGGAAGAGCGTTCTCCTGTCCAGTCATATCTTATCAGAGGTAGAAAAGCTGTGCGACCGGGTAAGCATTATCCGTCAAGGCAAGATTATTGAGTCGGGAACTTTAAGTGAACTTCGCCATTTAACCCGGACTCAAATGCTCGTGGACACGAAGCTGCCGATTACAGGTTTGAATGAAATGAAAGGCATTCATGACATTGAAGAAAGTGAACATGGGATGACATTTCAAGTGGATACGATGCAAATAGATGAAGTTATCAGGCATATTAGCCAATTTGGCATCAGCAGGCTGGAAAGTGCCCCGCCAACCCTAGAGGATTTATTTATGCGCCATTATGAAGGGGAAAAGGATATAGGAGGTGTCCGCTGATGGCAGGCAATCATTTGGCAAAAACTGCTTTCCTTTCAAAATTTATTTTCCGGCTGGACCGTTTGCGGATCCCAATGTGGGTGCTGGCACTTACCTTTTTTACGATAATCGTTCCAACAGCCTTTCAGGGATTATACAATTCCCAGCAGGAAAGGGATGCTATGGCACAAACGATGGCCAACCCGGCGATGACTGCCATGACTGGTCCCGCGGATTTAAGCAACTATACAATTGGTGTCATGACAGCCCATCAAATGCTTTTAATGACAGCAGCTGTGACTGGTTTAATGAGCATCCTGCTTGTAACGCGGCATACCAGGGCTGATGAAGAGGATGGACGCCTGGAATTGCTCCGATCGCTGCCTGTAGGGCGTCTATCCTATTTAAATGCATCACTGCTTACAGTATCGGCAGCTTGCATCGGATTGGCTTTGATTAATGGATTCGGCCTTTATGCCCTTGGAATTGAAAGCATGGATCTGGAAGGGTCATTGCTTTATGGTGCTGCATTAGGGGCGGCGGGTCTATTTTTCGCAGGTGTAACAGCCGTATTTGCTCAGGCTTCAGATAGTTCACGGGGGACAATTGGGTATTCGATAGCCATCCTTCTTATTTCTTATCTTTTTAGAGCAATCACAGACATCAGCAATGAATCATTATCCTGGCTTTCGCCGCTCGCTTGGGTAACCAAAGCAGAAGTCTATGATTCTAATAATTGGTGGCCAATTGTATTGATGATTGCTGCAGCCATAGTTCTATTTGCCTTTGCGAATTATTTGAATGCTATTCGGGATCTGGATCGCGGATTTCTTCCATCCAGGCCCGGAAAACAATATGCATCCCGCTTTTTGCAGAGTCCGATCGGCCATGCGTTAAGATTGCAGCGGACCGGAATCATTTCTTGGGCAATCGGGATGTTTGTGCTCGGGGCTTCCTACGGTTCAGTATTAGGGGATCTGGAATCATTTTTCTCCGATAATGAAGCCATGAAGCAGCTCCTTAAGCCAACAGAAGGAGTAACATTGGTGGAACAATTCATTCCCATGCTGATGATTGTTATTTCACTTATGGCAACGATTCCTCCAGTGATGGCCATGAATAAACTTCGAGGTGAAGAGAAGAAAGAACGAATTGTTCATCTTTTGAGCAGAGCGGTTTCCCGGACCAAACTGCTAGGCAGCTATTTCGTTATTTCTGTCATTAATGGATTTCTCATGATCTCACTGGCAGCACTCGGACTATGGTCTGCCGGGACTTCTGTGGTTGAAGGCGGGTTATCCTTTGGAATGATTTTTGGGGCAGCACTGTCCTATTATCCAGCCATGCTGGTCATGATCAGCCTTGCCGTCTTTCTGATTGGATTCCTGCCGAAATTCTCTGGTTTCATTTGGCTTTATGTTTTATATTCATTTATTGCGCTCTATTTAGGAGGTTTATTCCAATTCTCTGAATGGATCGGCAGCATTTCTCCTTTTGGCCATGTTCCGCAGACACCGATTGAGGAATTTTCAATTGTCCCGCTGCTGTTATTATGTGTGGCTGCCGCTGTGCTGACGCTAGCCGGGTTTATAGGATTTAATAAGCGGGATATTGAGCAGTAAGTTAGTGGAGGTATTATGCTATTGTATTGCAGCTCATAAATTAGAAACTTTAATACAATCGTGATCTATCACCTCTGCATCTGAAGTCAGTTAATAAGATGGATTATTGTTATATATAAAATATAGGAGCTATCCCAATCTTTTTATATGGAATAGCTCCTTATTGTTGAGATGTTATTTTTGTTCCTTCAATAAACAAGATATCTATTCGTGATCGAGCTTGCTTGATCAAAAGCCTCCTAGAAAACACTTTTTAGTGAACATTTCAAGCAAATACATCCTCCTAAAATTTCATATAATGGATTGCTGTTAACCTAAGGATTCATACACTCTCTTCACTTAATTCGTTTAAAACTATTCTGCAGGAATGAGGTTTTTCCGCTACCTAGAATCCGCTAATTATAACTCCAGGAATCTTTAATTGTATTCTCTCGTTCTTGTTTTAAATCGTAATGATTACAGCTTATTTTTGAAATTAAACTATATGTATAGGAGTTTCAAAGATATTACTTACATTTTGAAGATTATTTTATTGCTTGAAAAATGTTCGGCGCAAAGAGGGATATTTACCACATTATTAAAGCAGTAATAGCTGCACTCACAAAAACTTTCATTAATGCTCATGTCTATTGACAAGGGGATTGCATAACTAAAATATTTGTGATTTAATAGTTTTATTCTTATTTAAATCGTAATTATTACGTTTTAACAAAAAGGAGTGAATTTATTGGAATAAAAAAAATAGCGAAAGAACAGGCAGCTTGAGAAGAAACTAATTATTGTAACAGGGTCAAGTTAAAGAAAGTTCCAGAGAAATTATTTAGTTAAATACATATATTTCTACACTAACGATCGTTGAATATTTCTGCTTTTTAAATCGTAATGAATCCTATTTAACAACAATCCTACATTGGCCATGAATGGAGTGTTACATGGCCTGCATTCAGAGCATTAACATTGCTTCCATCTTGGTAAACGCAATAAAAATTCAATAATTAAAAGATAAAAGGATGAAAAACAATGAAAAAAATCATGTGTTCACGATGTCTTCTTTTAATAATTACCGGGTTAGTCCTTCTATTAACTACTGCCTGCTCTTCAAAAGAAAGCAATACAGCTGCAAAGGAAGAAAAGAATGAGCAGGAAAAAAAGGTAACGATGATCTTTAGTTTTAAATCGGCTAATTTAGATCCGCATACTGGCTTTACACCAATTCGCACGGGGATAACCGAAACGCTGTTAAAGCTTGATGAAAATTCTACTATAGAAGGCTGGCTTGCTGAATCGTGGGAAACCGCGGACAATGTTACATGGAATTTTACTTTGCGAGACGATGTGACGTTTCAGGACGGTGCAAAGTTTGATGCGGCAGCTGCTAAGGCTTCCCTTGAGAGAAGCATTGCAGCAAATGAATCATTAGGAGGCTCCTTAAAAATCAAAGAAATGCAAGCCGATGGGCAGGAGCTTACTATTACAACTACTGAGCCATACCCGGCACTGCCGTCTGAATTAGTCAATCCATATACATCAATTGTTAATGTGGCAGCAGAAAAAGAGATAGGAGAAGAGGGGTTTCGAAATGCTCCAGTCGGGACAGGGCCTTTTAAGGTGAAAAGTTTTACTCCCAACCAGGAAGTACAGGTTGAGAAAAACACGAATTATTGGGCTGGAGAACCGAAAATTGATTCAGCCATTATTAAGTTTAATGAAGACGCAAATGTAAGAGCTATGGCACTTCAATCAAAAGAAGCAGATATTGTGTACAATCTTCCGGCTGAAGGGTTAGGGGCAATTGAAAAGGATAAAGAATTGATTGTTAATTCTGTACCAGGTCTTCGCGCACACTTCTTCCTGTATAATCAGCAAAGCTCAAACGTATCTGATATAAAAGTTAGAGAAGCAATAAATTTGCTAATTGACCGTAAGAGTATGGCAGACGATATTATGCTTGGTCATGCTGTTGCAGCTAATGGTCCTTTTAATAGCAATCTGCCATTTGGAATTAGTGACGAAGTGGAAGAGCTTGACGTTGATAAGGCAAAAACACTCCTTAATGAGGCAGGATACGTAGAAAATAGCAGCGGTAAAATGGAAAAGGACGGAAAGCCGTTAAAACTGGAGTTAATTACATACAAAGCTCGGCCGGAACTGCCGTTGATTGCTCAACTGTTTCAATCCGATGCAGCAAAAGCGGGTGTGCAGGTTGAAATAAAAAATGTTGAGAACGCTGATACACACTTAGTTGAAAATAAGGATTGGGATTTAGCTACCTATAGCAATAACACCTCTCCGCGTGGAGATGGAAGCTATTTCCTTAATACTGCTTTTACGGAAACAGGAGCACTAAACGTTGGTAAAATAAATATTCCTGAGTTGAATGAGTTAATCAACACATTGAATACAACAAGTGACATGGAAAAAAGAACAGAACTAACAAAAGAAGCAGCACATGTGATCAATAAAGAAAGGGCACATAGCTATGCGGTTTATCCTAATATTCTTGTGGGAGTTCATTCACGTATACAAGACTGGGAGCCTGCAGCTGAGGAGTATTATATTTTAACACATACAATGGATGTGAAATAAATTGTTAGCGGTCGTTAAAAAGCGCCTTGTGCAATTAGTAATTGTTGTGTTTTTATTGTCTATTTTCACGTTTGGTTTAATGAAACTTGCCCCGGGTGATCCTGTTTTGACGATTTTAAATGCAGACGAAATGATGGTAACTGAAGCTGATCAGGCTAAGCTCCGGGAAGAGCTTGGCTTTAATCAGCCTTTCTACGTTCAGTATGGCAAGTGGATGCTGGGTGTTGTTCAACTGGATTTAGGAAAATCCTATATGACTGGAAAGCCTGTCTGGGATGAAATGATGCAGCGTCTGCCGATCACCCTTCAGCTTGCAGCGGGCGGTCTTCTTGTGATGATAGGTATTTCTGTTCCTCTCGGCCTGATTTCAGCCCGGTTTCCGGGAAAATGGCCTGACCAAATAAGCAGAATACTAGCCCTGGTCGGGGCTTCGATCCCAAGCTTCTGGCTTGCGCTAATGCTTATATACCTTTTTGCTTTTAAACTGCAAATCTTGCCTTCTTCTGGAGTGGGAAGTTTTTCACAAAGTATCTTGCCATCCTTTGCTCTGGGATTTTCTCTGGCTTCTGTTTATGCCAGATTACTGAGAGCAGGCCTGCTGGCAAGCTACTCTGAGGATTATATCAGAGCAGCAAGAGCAAGAGGTGTGAGAGAATGGAGAATTTTATGGTTTCATGCGTTTCGGGCAGCTCTTTTACCGGTCATTACGGTGTTTGGGTTAAGCCTGGGGAGCCTCCTGGGTGGAGCAGTTGTGGTTGAAATATTGTTCTCATGGCCGGGTCTTGGCAGTATGGCCGTTGATGCCATATTCAGCCGTGATTACCCGGTGATACAAGGGTATATTTTATTAACAGGTGTGTTTGTCGTAACTGTTAATTTACTCGTGGATTTGTCCTATTATCTAATTGATCCGCGGATTAAAGAAGGAAGAGGGGAGGCGGCTTGAAAATGGAACGGGCAATACAAAAGCTAAGCTTTTCTTTCAGTAGAAACACCAGGTTCAAGCCATTTACACTGCTTGGATTACTCCTGCTTTCCTTTATCGTACTTCTTACAATTATTGGTCCTTTCCTGGTTCCTAATGCCCCATTAACAGCAAATATGGCTGAGCGATTAGCAGCTCCAAGCTTAACCTATCCTCTGGGGACGGATCATATGGGAAGGTGCATATTTTCCCGGCTTGTTGTTGGCTCTCAGGTAACGCTTGGAATTACAGCGGTTGTGATAGCAACAGTTATTGTTATTGGCATACCGCTCGGATTAATTTCAGGCTACATAGGAGGGCGATTTGATTCGTTTGTTATGCGTCTCGCAGATGGATTAACTGCTCTTCCAGAGTTTATATTAGCGATTGCAATTGCAGGATTTTTAGGGCCAAGCTTAACCATTTTAATGTTAGCTGTTGTACTCGTAAAGTGGATTAACTATACGAGAGTTGTCCGGGGAATTATCTTGTCAGAACGGGAAAAAGAGTATGTATTGGCAGCAAAGGTCGGCGGCAGTCCAACCTGGAAGATTCTCTTTAGACACCTGCTTCCGCAGATCCTTTCACCGGTCCTTGTGCTCGCATCCCTTGATGTGGGCAAAGTCATCTTAATTATATCTTCCCTGTCTTATCTTGGTCTTGGAGCACAGCCGCCTAATCCAGAGTGGGGAGCAATGTTAAATGACGGAAGACCGTATTTTCAGACTCTGCCCCAATTAATGATCTACCCAGGCCTGGCCATCTTTCTTGTAGTACTGTCATGCAATTTAATTGGTGAAGGGCTAAGAGATACTTTGGATAGGAAGGGACTTTGATTATAGGAGGTATAAAATGTCTACAGTAACGGACATTCCTGCAAGGACCGGCGACGTCAAGGACATAAAAAGTAAAAAGAAAGCTGCCCCTGTCCTTGAAGTGAAGAAATTATCAATTTCACTAGGGAGTGCTTTCCAGCAGGAGAGCAAACAGTTAGTTAAAAACGTGAGCTTTGCGATTCACCAGGGGGAAATGCTCGGGCTTGCGGGGGAAAGCGGAAGTGGTAAAAGTGTGACTGCTGCGGCAATTTTAGGATTGCTTCCACAATCACTAAACGTTTCAGAAGGTCAAATACTGTTTCAGGGGAAAGAGTTAATTAATGCTACTAAGAAAGAGATGAGAAGATTGCGGGGAAAGGAGATTTCTTTTCTTTTCCAAAACTACCAAGGCAGCTTTACTCCTTTTAGCAGAGTAGGAAAACAATTGATTGAAACACTTCAAAGTCATCAGCACTTTGACAAGATTCAGGCCAGACAAACCGCCTTACACTGGTTAGAGCGAGTAGAGCTTCCTTCTGAAAGAGTTTTTGAAAGTTACCCGCACCAGCTCAGCGGCGGTCAGCTTCAGCGGGCTTCTCTGGCAGCAGCTCTTATGTTTAAGCCTTCCTTAATTATTGCGGATGAACCAACAACTGCACTGGATGTTTTAACAGGAGAGAATATTCTGGACTTGCTTGCAGAGCTGCAAAGAGAAGTGAATTGTGGTGTATTGCTGATTACACATGATATAAAGCATGTAATAAAAAGAACAAATCGTATGGCTGTCATGTTTCGCGGCCAGCTTGTAGAAGAGGGACCAACAGACTTTGTCAGGGAGCATCCAGTGCATCCCTACACAAAGTTGCTTATTTGGGCAAGGCCGCGATTAACTAAAGATGCCGAAGATCTGGAACCAAGATTGACGGCCCAGACGGGAGGGGATTATTATCCTTTTAGTTGACGATGTTTCTAAGTTCTATGGAAAAAATAAGATAGTAAATGATGTTTCTTTTGAAGTAAATAAAGGTGAGTGCCTGGGCCTCATCGGGGAAAGCGGCAGTGGGAAAAGCACCATTACAAAATGTATCCTTGGCCTTGAAAGGATTGATTCAGGGACAATTACCTTTAATGGAATAAACCTCCAAAATTTGAATAGAAAAGAGCTGAGAGAAGCAAGACGAAATATTCAAGTTGTTTTTCAGGATCCAACTGCCTCTCTAAACCCAAAACTGCCTGTCTGGAAGTCTGTTATTGAGCCGCTTGAAAATTATCCTGAAGTATCACCTCCTTTTTTAAAAGAAGTGAGGGGGGATAAAAAGAAAATGGGCAGCATTCTTTTTGAGAAAGTTGGTTTACATGGAGACCTGTTAGAAAGATATCCACATCAGTTAAGCGGAGGGCAGAGACAAAGGGTGGCAATTGCCCGGGGGATTAGCCTTCAGCCTAATTTGCTCATATGCGATGAGCCTACATCCAGCTTAGATGTATCTGTACAGGCACAAATATTACAATTGCTAAAAAGTTTAAAAGAAGAGTTTCAAATGTCTTTCTTGTTCATTTCTCACGATATGGCAGTTGTAAAGTATATGTGTGAAAGGGTGGCGGTGCTGCAAAAAGGCGACCTTGTTGATGTGTTTCACTCCCATGAATTTTTTACAGAAGACAGACATCCCTATACAAAAATGCTTATAGATGCAGCTGTTGAGAGCTAAGAGGTGTGCAATTTAATCATGGAACATATCTAAAGCTTGCTCTTCCTGTTCAGCAGGAAATATAAAAGGACGATTTCCACAAAAATGGTGATCGTCCTTTTTAACTAAAGGGTGCTCTTCTTAAATAAGGAAAAGCGTCATTCTTCCTGAAAAGAGATTCAAGGATAAGAAATTTCTTGATATCTTTATTAAGCTTTACACTTTGCTATTGTAACGGGTGCTAATGGTTTAAGAAGGTTCTTATTTTAGTTCGGGCGCTTTTCGATGGTTAGTTCCTTCTTGATAAGCGTAGGCTAGTTTAATCAATGTTGGCTCGTCAAATTCTTTTCCCAGCAGCTCGAGCCCTATTGGAAGGCCGTTGTCACTGAAGCCAGCAGGGACCGAGATTGCCGGGAATCCTGAATAAGGACTTAAGCGATTAGCATTCCCTGCACCTTGGCTATTGCCCACCTGTGCCGGTAAAGCACTCGAAGTTGGATAGAGCAGTGCATCAAGGTCATGTTCATTAAACGTTGCCATTAAGCTTTCCCTTGCCATTTTAGGACGATTGGTAACAATGTCTTGGTATTCCTCATCATTTTCCAAGGATTCTCTTTCATTTCGGGATTTTAATCCACTTTCCAAGCTTGGATGGAATTTCCCGCTATCTATAATATCTGATAATGTTCTTACTGGTGCATCCGGCCCAAGGCCAGCCAAATAATCATTTAACTGAAATTTAAATTCGTATCCGCTTAAGCTTGGATAAGAAAGAATTGGACGAAGGCTGGGAACTGTTACCTCGAACACTTCTGCTCCAAGCGCCTCCATGTCCGCAATCACTTGATCCATCACTTTATTGACTTCAGGGTCATTCCCAAACAGGTCGCGAATAACGCCTATCCGAGCTTTTTTTAATCCATTTTTCTTAAGATAATGAGTATAGGTTTTTGGTACTTTTCCGATACTGGCTTCAGTAATTGGATCTGCCGGGTCATAGCCAGCAATTGCATCGAGCACGACAGCCACATCTTCAACGGTACGTCCCATCGGTCCGCCAACATCCTGTGAGAGTGCAAGTGGAATGATTCCATCGCGGCTGGCAAGTCCCATAGTAGGGCGAAGTCCAACCAGGTTATTAAAGGATGAAGGTATTCGGATGGATCCGCCAGTGTCTGTCCCTAATCCTACAGCGGCAAAGTTGGAAGCTACCGCTGCTGCCGTACCACCGCTTGAACCACCTGGGTATCTTGTTAAGTCATATGGATTATAGGTTTGTCCACCAAGAGAACTAATTGTTTGAAAACCGAAAGCAAATTCATGCAGGTTCGCTTTCCCTAAGATGATTGCACCTTGATCTCTTAATCTTTTTGTTTGATAGGCATCCTTTAGAGGGATGGAACCTTCAAGTGACAGGGATCCTGCAGTAGTTTGCATATCGTATGTATCATAGTTGTCTTTTAATATAACCGGAATTCCATGCAAGGGACCGCGAACTTTGCCCGCTTTGCGCTCTGTATCTAGTTGTTTCGCTTCTTCTAAAATATTTTCGTCAACTGTAATTATGGAGTTAATGCTGTCATC
This region includes:
- a CDS encoding ABC transporter permease, whose translation is MAGNHLAKTAFLSKFIFRLDRLRIPMWVLALTFFTIIVPTAFQGLYNSQQERDAMAQTMANPAMTAMTGPADLSNYTIGVMTAHQMLLMTAAVTGLMSILLVTRHTRADEEDGRLELLRSLPVGRLSYLNASLLTVSAACIGLALINGFGLYALGIESMDLEGSLLYGAALGAAGLFFAGVTAVFAQASDSSRGTIGYSIAILLISYLFRAITDISNESLSWLSPLAWVTKAEVYDSNNWWPIVLMIAAAIVLFAFANYLNAIRDLDRGFLPSRPGKQYASRFLQSPIGHALRLQRTGIISWAIGMFVLGASYGSVLGDLESFFSDNEAMKQLLKPTEGVTLVEQFIPMLMIVISLMATIPPVMAMNKLRGEEKKERIVHLLSRAVSRTKLLGSYFVISVINGFLMISLAALGLWSAGTSVVEGGLSFGMIFGAALSYYPAMLVMISLAVFLIGFLPKFSGFIWLYVLYSFIALYLGGLFQFSEWIGSISPFGHVPQTPIEEFSIVPLLLLCVAAAVLTLAGFIGFNKRDIEQ
- the nikA gene encoding nickel ABC transporter substrate-binding protein, whose translation is MKKIMCSRCLLLIITGLVLLLTTACSSKESNTAAKEEKNEQEKKVTMIFSFKSANLDPHTGFTPIRTGITETLLKLDENSTIEGWLAESWETADNVTWNFTLRDDVTFQDGAKFDAAAAKASLERSIAANESLGGSLKIKEMQADGQELTITTTEPYPALPSELVNPYTSIVNVAAEKEIGEEGFRNAPVGTGPFKVKSFTPNQEVQVEKNTNYWAGEPKIDSAIIKFNEDANVRAMALQSKEADIVYNLPAEGLGAIEKDKELIVNSVPGLRAHFFLYNQQSSNVSDIKVREAINLLIDRKSMADDIMLGHAVAANGPFNSNLPFGISDEVEELDVDKAKTLLNEAGYVENSSGKMEKDGKPLKLELITYKARPELPLIAQLFQSDAAKAGVQVEIKNVENADTHLVENKDWDLATYSNNTSPRGDGSYFLNTAFTETGALNVGKINIPELNELINTLNTTSDMEKRTELTKEAAHVINKERAHSYAVYPNILVGVHSRIQDWEPAAEEYYILTHTMDVK
- the nikB gene encoding nickel ABC transporter permease, with translation MLAVVKKRLVQLVIVVFLLSIFTFGLMKLAPGDPVLTILNADEMMVTEADQAKLREELGFNQPFYVQYGKWMLGVVQLDLGKSYMTGKPVWDEMMQRLPITLQLAAGGLLVMIGISVPLGLISARFPGKWPDQISRILALVGASIPSFWLALMLIYLFAFKLQILPSSGVGSFSQSILPSFALGFSLASVYARLLRAGLLASYSEDYIRAARARGVREWRILWFHAFRAALLPVITVFGLSLGSLLGGAVVVEILFSWPGLGSMAVDAIFSRDYPVIQGYILLTGVFVVTVNLLVDLSYYLIDPRIKEGRGEAA
- a CDS encoding ABC transporter ATP-binding protein, translating into MRLLKVTNLTKKFGKFTALDGVNLELNAGEVLGFIGPNGAGKSTTIRVLLGILKATDGEVKLFNKDAWQDAVDIHKRVAYVPGDVNLWPNLTGGEVIDLFIKLNGAANKTKREELIEKFDLDPSKKCRTYSKGNRQKVALVAAFSSDADLLILDEPTSGLDPLMEKVFQECVLDVKRQGKSVLLSSHILSEVEKLCDRVSIIRQGKIIESGTLSELRHLTRTQMLVDTKLPITGLNEMKGIHDIEESEHGMTFQVDTMQIDEVIRHISQFGISRLESAPPTLEDLFMRHYEGEKDIGGVR
- a CDS encoding ABC transporter ATP-binding protein — encoded protein: MSTVTDIPARTGDVKDIKSKKKAAPVLEVKKLSISLGSAFQQESKQLVKNVSFAIHQGEMLGLAGESGSGKSVTAAAILGLLPQSLNVSEGQILFQGKELINATKKEMRRLRGKEISFLFQNYQGSFTPFSRVGKQLIETLQSHQHFDKIQARQTALHWLERVELPSERVFESYPHQLSGGQLQRASLAAALMFKPSLIIADEPTTALDVLTGENILDLLAELQREVNCGVLLITHDIKHVIKRTNRMAVMFRGQLVEEGPTDFVREHPVHPYTKLLIWARPRLTKDAEDLEPRLTAQTGGDYYPFS
- the nikC gene encoding nickel transporter permease, whose product is MERAIQKLSFSFSRNTRFKPFTLLGLLLLSFIVLLTIIGPFLVPNAPLTANMAERLAAPSLTYPLGTDHMGRCIFSRLVVGSQVTLGITAVVIATVIVIGIPLGLISGYIGGRFDSFVMRLADGLTALPEFILAIAIAGFLGPSLTILMLAVVLVKWINYTRVVRGIILSEREKEYVLAAKVGGSPTWKILFRHLLPQILSPVLVLASLDVGKVILIISSLSYLGLGAQPPNPEWGAMLNDGRPYFQTLPQLMIYPGLAIFLVVLSCNLIGEGLRDTLDRKGL
- a CDS encoding TetR/AcrR family transcriptional regulator, producing MNAAMKEFVKSGFEKASTNEMVKDAQISKGSLFNYFSNKKDLYLFLIQNALNIIEQIYVEIDMNERDIFERISQIGFIKLNIQKKYPLVFNFLKSLLEEDAQDVKSEKNQLLANIQKDGFKRIYENIDWSKLREDIEPEKAMNILNWTMTGFAELQIAKIKSFEDIGTEVFNEWDSYKEILKSCFYRSLTGSKTPLQDSEESKDDKWGSNCP
- a CDS encoding YibE/F family protein, producing the protein MKNTPINKVYFYIILAICIAASILFVQNNDSFYERTIAEVKEVKLVHSEEVTDIYDNEDRVYEQRIIAEITNGKAKGQYILITNQYSKSKAYDYEIQSSQKLFVSIKEKKEGTAELSGDILDLKRDHYILLTGWIFILILLFVGKKQGFFSIISLTVNAVLLSYALDVYLKNPEISLLLICSAAVILFTVTSLLLVNGFNEKTYAAIIATLAATFLSLLITYLVIWFTGGKGLRYEELQFITRPYQMVFLAGLFIGSLGAVMDVAITMSSSLFSLYEKNNSIPLQALKRSGMEVGKDIMGTMTNILFFAYISGSLPMLILYIKNDSPLGFSLSMNLSLELARALAGGIGIVITIPIGLYTAIYFINRKRARK